The following are from one region of the Escherichia sp. E4742 genome:
- a CDS encoding RnfH family protein, protein MPGKIAVEVAYALPEKQYLQRVTLQEGATVEEAIRASGLLELRTDIDLTKNKVGIYSRPAKLSDIVRDGDRVEIYRPLIADPKELRRQRAEKSANK, encoded by the coding sequence GTGCCAGGTAAAATTGCCGTTGAGGTGGCTTACGCATTACCCGAGAAACAATACCTGCAACGGGTAACATTGCAGGAGGGCGCGACGGTTGAAGAAGCAATTCGCGCCAGTGGCTTGCTGGAATTGCGTACCGATATCGATTTAACTAAAAACAAAGTCGGCATTTACAGCCGTCCGGCAAAACTGAGCGATATCGTGCGCGATGGCGATCGTGTAGAGATTTATCGACCACTGATTGCCGATCCGAAAGAGCTTCGTAGACAGCGCGCAGAAAAATCGGCGAATAAATAG
- the recN gene encoding DNA repair protein RecN → MLAQLTISNFAIVRELEIDFHSGMTVITGETGAGKSIAIDALGLCLGGRAEADMVRTGAARADLCARFSLKDTPAALRWLEENQLEDGHECLLRRVISSDGRSRGFINGTAVPLSQLRELGQLLIQIHGQHAHQLLTKLEHQKFLLDGYANETSLLQEMTARYQLWHQSCRDLAHHQQLSQERAARAELLQYQLKELNEFNPQPGEFEQIDEEYKRLANSGQLLTTSQNALALMADGEDANLQSQLYTAKQLVSELIGMDSKLSGVLDMLEEATIQVAEASDELRHYCDRLDLDPNRLFELEQRISKQISLARKHHVSPEALPQYYQSLLEEQQQLDDQADSQETLALAVTKHHQQALETARALHQQRQHYANELAQLITDSMHALSMPHGQFTIDVKFDEHHLGIDGADRIEFRVTTNPGQPMQPIAKVASGGELSRIALAIQVITARKMETPALIFDEVDVGISGPTAAVVGKLLRQLGESTQVMCVTHLPQVAGCGHQHYFVSKETDGAMTETHMESLDKKARLQELARLLGGSEVTRNTLANAKELLAA, encoded by the coding sequence ATGTTGGCACAACTGACCATCAGCAACTTTGCTATCGTTCGTGAGCTTGAGATTGATTTTCACAGCGGCATGACCGTAATAACCGGTGAAACCGGCGCGGGTAAATCTATTGCGATAGATGCCCTCGGCCTTTGTCTCGGTGGTCGCGCTGAAGCCGACATGGTGCGTACCGGCGCTGCTCGCGCTGACCTGTGCGCCCGTTTTTCACTGAAAGATACGCCAGCAGCTCTGCGCTGGCTGGAAGAAAACCAACTGGAAGATGGCCATGAATGCCTGCTTCGTCGCGTAATCAGTAGCGATGGTCGCTCCCGTGGTTTTATCAACGGTACAGCTGTTCCTCTGTCACAACTGCGCGAACTGGGTCAGTTGCTGATTCAGATCCATGGCCAGCACGCTCATCAATTACTCACCAAACTCGAGCACCAAAAATTCCTGCTTGATGGCTACGCAAATGAAACCTCTCTGCTCCAAGAAATGACCGCACGTTATCAGTTGTGGCATCAAAGCTGCCGCGACCTCGCGCACCATCAACAACTAAGTCAGGAACGCGCCGCCCGTGCGGAACTGCTGCAATACCAATTAAAAGAACTTAACGAATTTAATCCGCAGCCCGGAGAGTTTGAGCAAATTGACGAAGAGTACAAACGTCTGGCGAACAGCGGTCAATTACTGACTACGAGCCAGAATGCATTGGCATTAATGGCCGACGGTGAAGACGCAAACCTGCAAAGTCAGCTTTACACGGCTAAACAGCTGGTGAGCGAATTGATTGGCATGGACAGCAAACTGTCCGGCGTACTTGATATGCTGGAAGAAGCTACTATCCAGGTTGCTGAAGCCAGCGACGAACTGCGCCACTACTGCGATCGTCTGGATCTCGACCCTAACCGCTTGTTTGAACTTGAACAGCGCATCTCAAAACAGATTTCGCTGGCACGTAAACATCACGTCAGCCCTGAGGCATTGCCACAGTATTATCAGTCGCTACTGGAAGAACAGCAGCAACTGGACGATCAGGCCGACTCACAAGAAACGCTCGCGCTGGCGGTAACGAAACATCATCAGCAAGCACTGGAAACGGCACGCGCGTTACACCAGCAACGCCAGCATTATGCAAATGAGTTGGCACAGCTGATCACCGATAGTATGCATGCACTCTCTATGCCGCATGGCCAGTTTACGATTGATGTTAAATTTGACGAGCATCACCTGGGCATTGACGGTGCCGATCGTATTGAGTTTCGGGTAACCACCAACCCTGGTCAGCCAATGCAGCCTATTGCCAAAGTCGCATCCGGTGGTGAATTGTCCCGCATCGCATTGGCAATCCAGGTCATTACCGCGCGTAAAATGGAAACCCCGGCACTGATTTTTGATGAAGTGGATGTTGGGATTAGCGGTCCAACAGCGGCAGTTGTCGGCAAACTGCTACGTCAGCTTGGCGAATCAACCCAGGTGATGTGTGTTACCCATTTGCCACAAGTCGCAGGATGCGGTCATCAACACTATTTTGTCAGCAAAGAAACCGATGGCGCGATGACCGAAACTCATATGGAGTCGCTGGACAAAAAAGCGCGGTTACAGGAGCTGGCGCGCCTGCTTGGTGGCAGTGAAGTCACACGTAACACACTGGCGAATGCGAAAGAACTGCTTGCGGCGTAA
- the ratA gene encoding type II toxin-antitoxin system toxin RatA has product MPQISRTALVPYSAEQMYQLVNDVQSYPQFLPGCTGSRILESTPGQMTAAVDVSKAGISKTFTTRNQLTSNQSILMSLVDGPFKKLIGGWKFTPLSQDACRIEFHLDFEFTNKLIELAFGRVFKELAANMVQAFTVRAKEVYSAR; this is encoded by the coding sequence ATGCCTCAGATTAGCCGGACCGCACTGGTACCCTACAGCGCGGAGCAAATGTATCAGTTAGTGAATGACGTTCAGTCTTATCCTCAGTTTTTACCAGGGTGCACTGGAAGCCGGATTCTGGAGTCCACTCCTGGGCAGATGACCGCTGCGGTAGATGTCTCTAAGGCTGGGATCAGCAAAACGTTTACAACCCGCAACCAGTTGACCAGTAACCAAAGTATTCTGATGAGTCTGGTTGATGGACCGTTTAAGAAATTGATCGGCGGCTGGAAGTTTACGCCGTTGAGCCAGGACGCGTGCCGTATTGAGTTTCATCTCGACTTTGAGTTTACCAATAAGTTGATTGAACTCGCCTTTGGTCGCGTGTTTAAAGAGCTGGCAGCTAATATGGTGCAGGCTTTTACTGTTCGTGCAAAAGAGGTCTACAGTGCCAGGTAA
- the smpB gene encoding SsrA-binding protein SmpB, whose translation MTKKKAHKPGSATIALNKRARHEYFIEEEFEAGLALQGWEVKSLRAGKANISDSYVLLRDGEAFLFGANITPMAVASTHVVCDPTRTRKLLLNQRELDSLYGRVNREGYTVVALSLYWKNAWCKVKIGVAKGKKQHDKRSDIKEREWQVDKARIMKNAHR comes from the coding sequence ATGACGAAGAAAAAAGCACATAAACCTGGTTCAGCGACCATCGCGCTTAACAAGCGCGCCCGTCACGAATACTTTATTGAAGAAGAGTTCGAAGCGGGACTTGCCCTGCAAGGCTGGGAAGTTAAATCCCTGCGCGCAGGAAAAGCCAATATTAGCGACAGCTATGTCCTTCTGCGCGACGGAGAAGCGTTCCTGTTTGGAGCAAACATCACGCCGATGGCAGTGGCTTCCACGCACGTGGTGTGCGACCCTACTCGCACCCGCAAACTGCTTCTCAACCAGCGCGAACTTGACTCTCTCTATGGCCGAGTGAACCGTGAAGGTTATACCGTAGTGGCGCTCTCCCTGTACTGGAAAAATGCCTGGTGCAAAGTAAAAATCGGCGTCGCGAAAGGTAAGAAACAACACGATAAACGTTCTGATATCAAAGAACGCGAATGGCAGGTTGATAAAGCACGTATCATGAAAAACGCGCACCGTTAA
- the bamE gene encoding outer membrane protein assembly factor BamE — translation MRCKTLTAAAAVLLMLTAGCSTLERVVYRPDINQGNYLTANDVSKIRVGMTQQQVAYALGTPLMSDPFGTNTWFYVFRQQPGHEGVTQQTLTLTFNSSGVLTNIDNKPALTGNE, via the coding sequence ATGCGCTGTAAAACGCTGACTGCTGCAGCAGCAGTACTATTGATGTTGACCGCAGGCTGTTCCACTCTGGAGCGAGTGGTTTACCGTCCTGACATCAACCAGGGGAACTATCTGACCGCTAACGACGTATCCAAAATACGTGTTGGCATGACGCAACAACAAGTTGCGTACGCATTGGGTACACCGCTGATGTCCGATCCATTTGGTACGAATACCTGGTTCTATGTGTTCCGTCAGCAACCAGGTCATGAAGGTGTAACGCAGCAAACGCTGACGCTGACCTTTAACAGTAGCGGTGTGTTGACCAACATTGATAACAAACCCGCGCTGACTGGCAACGAATAA